From the Gramella sp. Hel_I_59 genome, one window contains:
- a CDS encoding carboxypeptidase-like regulatory domain-containing protein, which produces MLYKYLGAVLIIFLFSVNLKAQETGLLKGQIISENKDVQNVHIVNLTKETGTTSDGNGEFFIGAEINDSLFISSVQFQNRTVVVRQNMIESGQIEIELYEAMNELSEVFIDDIELSGYLANDLNLISIKEVETKNRLQQNLDDFIRKDRELNPYYQPSMTEGIRIDKIAMAIAEKLSKNKEIPIVYSPKELANLSLKIVGEEFFSKDLDLDANEICNFLLYCDRDQNFEKLVLNNNALVLIEYFETRIESFRNLRAENLNAGRQLPG; this is translated from the coding sequence ATGTTATATAAATACCTGGGCGCCGTTTTAATTATTTTCTTATTCTCTGTGAATCTGAAAGCACAGGAAACAGGCTTGCTTAAAGGGCAAATTATTTCTGAAAATAAGGATGTTCAGAATGTTCATATCGTAAACCTTACAAAGGAAACTGGAACTACCAGTGATGGAAACGGAGAATTTTTTATTGGTGCTGAAATTAATGATAGTCTCTTTATTTCTTCGGTTCAGTTTCAGAATAGGACAGTAGTGGTTCGGCAGAATATGATCGAAAGCGGACAAATTGAGATCGAGCTATACGAAGCCATGAACGAACTTTCCGAAGTTTTTATCGATGATATTGAGTTAAGCGGTTACCTCGCAAATGATCTTAATTTAATTTCCATTAAGGAAGTGGAGACCAAAAACCGTTTACAGCAGAATCTTGATGACTTCATCCGGAAAGACAGGGAACTAAATCCCTATTACCAGCCTAGCATGACCGAAGGTATTCGCATTGATAAAATTGCGATGGCTATTGCAGAGAAATTATCGAAAAACAAAGAGATTCCGATAGTTTATAGTCCGAAGGAACTGGCTAATCTTAGTCTGAAAATAGTAGGAGAAGAGTTCTTTAGCAAGGATCTGGATCTTGATGCGAATGAAATTTGTAACTTCCTACTATACTGCGATAGAGATCAGAATTTCGAGAAGCTGGTTCTTAATAATAATGCATTGGTTTTAATTGAAT